The Candidatus Neomarinimicrobiota bacterium DNA window CTATAAAATCAAGTTAATTGTATAATCCCGATAATATTCTTTAATTGCCTTTTAATAATTCACTTATATATTGATAATATTAATGGCTGATACTTTCCTTAAGAACGGATTAACAGAATTACCACCTGATAAAATTCTATATGGATATGTGTTTGTCAACATATATTATTTAACCGTTGGGATTTACCTTTCCCATTAAATAATTAGCTTAATTATATTGTAATGATAACAATAATGTACTTATTACTATTATGTTATTATTTCTCGTATGAAATCTTCAGCTTTAATCCACTTTTAGCTAATATTCTATCTCTCTCAATTAAATCGGTCAGAATACATTTTAAACCCTACTCCCAAATTCATACATCGAGTCTTCCTTACCTCAATGTGCTTATACTCTCCCATCAGTAACACCTATCCATAGTCAAGTCCACTCCGGTCATTTTCCCCTATAACTCTAAGCTCTTTAGACAAGGAAAATGGTAAAAGGGTAACTATAAGAACAAATCAGACAATCCTTCTATACATTATCAATATTCATCTAATACATATTTTAGTATTTCCAGGTAATCCAGTAACATCCTGGTAATTAAAAATTTATCCAATACAACTTTCCGTGCATTCTCACCTAGCTCTTTTGAAAGATTCGGATTCTTTATAAGCTCAATAATTCTCTCGGCAAATCCCTCATAATCATACGGATCGAGTAAAAATCCATTATATCCATCCTTTATCTGAAGAGGTATTCCGCCAACATTTGAAGCTACTACAGGCTTCTTCTTCCATAAAGCCTCTGTAACTACCAGACCAAACCCCTCTCGTATAGACTTCTGCACGACTACATTAGAAATTGTTTGAAGTATGTTTACAAGAACATTATTCTCCGAAGTAATTAAAATTATATCACCCTTCTCAAGAAATTTATTTGCCTTTTTCTCGACTTTTCTATATATGATTAATCCTTCAGGATCATCAGTGGCCATACTGCCACATAGAACCAATCTACAATCAATTTTTTTCCTAACCATCTTATATATCTCTATTAACCCTTCAGGGTCCTTCCACTTATCAAATCTCGATATTTGAGTTATTATCGGTTTATCAGTTGGTATTCCAAATTTTTTCAAATACTTATTGATAACCTTCGTTGGTAATTGAATATTCTTCGGGGATAGGGGATCTATAACTGGATACACAACCCTCTGCTCGACATAAAGATCATCCTTGAGATATTTTTCATTTGATACTATGGCAAGATCATACCTAAGAATAAACCCTTTTAAAAATTCCCACAACTCTTTATTGGGATTGGTTATATCTACATGACATCTCCATATCCATGGCTGGGTCTTTTTATAAAAATTTATAAGAGGCAAGGGCTGTGGATCATGTATTATTACAACATCATGGTCAATATGTGTATAAATGGAAAAATTTTCATTGGACTGTATATAGAGGTCTTTCTTGATCTTCGTAAGATTAATTTTATCACCCTGTAGAGCATTGTGAAACTTCTTTGTTATATTGAATAAATCAGGATTCCCCCTTATTATCCGCCAGCCCGTATCAATTCCAATGTCATTCATTAAAGGGACAAGACTATTTAGAATCTCAGCAACTCCACCTCCGAGATAGGTGGAATTAAAATGAATTATTCTTTTACCTGCGATACCCCTGGCCTTTCTATATATCTCATGCAGTACTTTATCCCCCACTATTGAACGATAATTAATTAAATGTATCATCTGTCACTCCCCCTGATCTGACATTAATTTTATTATAAATTCCCTCACCTCTTTATAATCTCTTAATCTAAACTTGGCACTGGTAGAGCCAAAGCCTACCTTTATAGTTATTCCATCGTCGGATAGAGACCGAAACATATCCTCATCTGTCCAATCATCACCGATAGCAAGTATGAAATCACTATCTATTTCTTTGAGCCACTCTCTTACTGCTCGTCCTTTTCCAATTTCCGAATTCTTAATCTCTACAACCTTATTCCCCTCAAGCACCTGCAGGTTTGTTCCAGCGATCATATATGACAGGTTTTCCACAAGATCCCTCGCTCTTATATATCCCAAATCGGAATTCACACCCCTATAATGCCAGACCAAAGAAAATTCCTTCTCCTCTATGGATGACCCCGGTGTCTTGTCAACATAATATTCCATTACAGATCTTATCTCATCCTTCCAGCTATTATCTACATCCTCCAGTTTATACCATGAGCCACTTTTTTTCTTAAACCACGCGCCATGTTCTCCCGTAAGATTTACACCGATATCACTAAACCATTCATCCATTGTTTCTCTATCTCTACCACTTATTAAAACCACCTCGTTTTCCCTACTCAAATCTTTCAGTACCCTGATAAGTTCAGAATCAGGGCGAGCTTCTTTTACTCTTCTGAAAAAAGGAATAAGGGTACCATCATAATCAAGGAAAAATAACCTTCTGTTGGCATTATCATACATTTCTTTTATCTTTGTAAAAACCGTCTCACTAATAACGTCCGAAACCGCTTCTTCCTGCTCTGCTTTAACTCTTTTCAAACTATCTAGAAAGTCTTCTACCCATCTGTAAACATCATATCTTTTCAATTTATTAAACATCAATGATACTCTGTCCCTAGCTTCACTAATCGGCATTTCCATGGATTTCTTAATCGCACTTACAAGCTCATCCATATTATTGGGATTTACAATGATTGCCTCCGACAACTCTATAGCCGACCCAGCCATTTCGCTTAAAACTAACACCCCTGCATCAGGATATTTAGTTGAAATAAACTCTTTTGATACAAGGTTCATACCATCTCTGAATGGGGTTACGATCGCTACATCAGAAATTTTATAAAAAGCTATTAATTCTTCTTGCCTAAAACTTCTGTAGAAATATTCTATCGGCAGCCAATCTATTGAACGATATTTAGAGTTTATTCTGCTAACATGTCTATCTAACTCATCTTTTAATTTTCCATAATATTCTACCTTCCACCTTGATGGTACCACAATCATAAGCAATGTAACTTTTCCTCTGTATTCTGGATATTTATCCAGAAACCTTTCAAAAGCTAAAACCTTCTGTACAATCCCTTTTGTATAATCAAGCCTATCAACTGACAATATAACTTTCTTATCACCATATCTATTTCTCAATGATCCAACTTTTTGCTTAATAAAAATATCATTAGATGACTCATTAAATCTATCAACATCAATACCAAGCGGAAACGTATCGGCTTTTATAACTCTATTTATTACCAGCAATTCATTAAAAAAATGCTCAACTCCAAGTATGTGCTTAATAGAACTTAAAAAATGTCTCAAGTAATCATAGGTATGGAAGCCAATCAAATCAGCACCTATTAATCCCTGCAAAATTTCCTCCCTCCAGGGTAACAGTCTAAAAATTTCATAGGAGGGAAATGGTATATGCAGAAAAAACCCAATACTGGCATCAGGTATTTTCTGACGCAACAAACCCGGCAATAACATCAAATGGTAATCTTGAATCCATATAATTGAACCTTCAGTATAAATTTCTAAAACAGTATCAAGAAATCTATCATTTACCTTCTTATAGTACTCCCAAGATTTCTTATTGTATTCTGCATGCTCTATAAAGTAATGAAACAAAGGCCATATTGCTTTATTACTGAAACCCTCATAATACCACTTATACTCGCTCTTTGTAAGAAAAAGCGGGAACATATTTTTCTCCCTTAGCAGTCTAATTATAGATGTTCGCACCGGTCCTTTTATATCAAACATTCCGGGCCAGCCAACCCAGATACTTTCGTATCTGCCAGCTAAAGACCTTAATCCACTTGCGAGACCACCTGGAGAAGGTTTTACATCTATTTTACCCTTCCTATAAGATATGGTAACAGGTAATCTATTTGAAACAATAATCAGTTTATTATCACTTTCCTTCGTCTTTAGCTTTTTCATAGAGTTCCTTATAAATGTCTGAATATAATTTTTTCATGCAATCAGGACAAATGCTATGAGTAAAATCCACATCTGTGTTTTCTGATATGTATTTCTCTACATCATTCCAGTAACCTTGATCATCCCTTATCTTTTTGCAATTCGCACAAATAGGTAACAGACCAGATAACTCCTTTACCTCCCTTAAAGCTTTACGTAATTTTCTTAGTAACTTTTCTCGCTCATACTCTTCTATCTTATGTTTTAAAGCAATCGCAATTTGTACAGCCACCTCTTCCAGAGTCCTCACTTCCTTAGACAACTCGCTATTTTTCATATATTCAAAAATTATCATAGCACCGACAATTTTCCTTTTCACTTTTAATGGTAAACCTATGGCTAATTTTGGTAAATATTCAATATTTTCTATATCTATATCCGACTTTTCTATAACATCTATCATTTGGTTAGTCGATAAGATTATCATTTTTTCATTTCTCATTACTTCCCTTGATAAAATCTTCAATAGCCTTTTTCCGTAAAATTTTATTGGAACAGTACAATTATAGTAGGGAATACTTAAATATTTGCCCCTATGATTTATTGTGAAAAATATATTCTCAACATCAACCACCTTTTTCATCGAGGAATGTATCTCTTCTAGAAAATCTTTAAAAGCCCTCTTAGTGTACACAGCATTCGATATTTCAAAAAACGCGATATTCATATTTTCTGCTTTTACTCTTGCCGAAACGTCCTTGTATATAGCGAATCTACCTACAATCTCTCCTTTATCAAAAATTGATACAGCAGAAATAGACACAGGAATCTTCTTACCGTCTCTCCTCTTTCGATACGTATCATAGAAAATGTATCCTGTATTGGACATCTTATTAAGCCTCTTGCCTTCTTCTCTTATTTCATCGGGAACCATTACATCATCAATAAACTTACCCCGAACTTCATCCATTTTCCATCCAAATACTTCCTCAAATCTTTTATTTACCTCAAGAATATAAAAATTTCTATCCATATAGACCATTGGCTCGGGATTATAGAAAAATATCCTTTCAAACTTTTCCTTTTCCCTTCTTAATTCCTCCTCAATGTTCTTAATCTGAGTGATATCTCTGGAAATTCCAACAAGCCCAATGATATCTCCTTCCCTGTTAAACATTGGAACCTTTGTAACACTTACCCACCTTTTTTTACCTTCGGTTTCAATTAGCTCTTCCTTTCTTACTATACTTTTGCCTTTCTGAATTACTTCCTTCTCATCCCTTTCGGATTCTTCCGCAAATTTCCTATCAAAAAAATCATAATCGGTCTTGCCATATGCCTTCTCCGGACTTGATAAACCAAGCCTTTTAGCATGATAGTCGCTTATTAAAATAAACCGTGACTGTTTATCTTTAAAAAAGATTCCATCGGGAATACTTTTAAGTAAGGTATCCAGCATCTCTTTCTCATATTGAGAGAATCCTGTAATTCTATTATCCAGATAAATTCTAAACTTCATTTCCAGAATTCCAGATAAAGTTTCTAATACTGAATCTTCAATAGATTCTTTATTAAAGGTAGAAAAAAATATTAAACCATCGTATGATAGACCTGATAGTTTAAAAGTTATACAAAAAACATTGTCCAGTGTATACCCATTTACCTTAACTCTTCCGACAAGATATTTGCTATCTTTGTGATCTCTATCCTTAAATATATTTTTATAATCATCGGGAGATAATCTCAGAGGACCTCTATATTTTTTATTCCCACTTTCATAAATATTGAGAATTACAAGTTTTTTATCAACTTTGTTAACAAATCCAACTCCAATAATATCAATGTAACTACATTCACCCATTATAGACAGTATATCTTTGGAAAGGTCTATAATCCTTTTATATCCAGTCACCTCGACCTTTACAATTTTATTTATTATTTCATTTAAATTCACATTTTCCTCAAAAAAATTTTTAACGATTCAAAAGTACTTTGCTCCTTAACAATTTTAGTATTTCCATTGCTATAAACTTTGTATTCCTGCTACCTGTTTCCTCACTGGGACCAACACAGACAGGACAGCCAGAAGAGCAAAAACACTCTTCAATCAACTTATAAGTTGTCTCCACAAGCTCATCAAATTTATAATAAAGGTCTTCAGAAAGTCCTATCCCGCCGGGATAGTTGTCAAATATAAAAATAGTCGGTTCAAACTTACCTATTTTTTCGGGACTTATTTTCATCTCTGGTCTTGACTCATCAGCCATTGTATACACTCCCCTTGAGAAGGGTGTTGACCTTACATACCAATTCGCATTTCTATCACCAATTGCTCGATTCATGTCCTTGGGATCGACCATTATCAAAACGGAACCTGCATGATGCAACGCATAGGATAAGCCAAGCACCCCACTTATATTTTCACTTTTCGAATAAGGTAAATCATCAAGGAATGACCGTGTCAATGTAAACCATAATGCATTGGTCACCATTTCCTGCTCAGGAAGATTTATCTTTCCATATCCAAGATTCTCTGAAGTGTAAAACTTAATCTTTTTAAAACCAACAGCTTTATTTGTTACAAGAACCTCACCATTTTCCAGAATAACAGAATCAAATTTCTTCGACTCATATATATCAAGAATTCTCACATGAGTATAATCAATAGACATTGTGAAGTAATCAGCATTGGATTCCCTTACAAATGCTTTCTTCCCTTCCCAATCCAATTCTTCGACAAAATATTGATTTCCATCAACCATATAAATTGCACCTGGATATATTGTTGTCGGTACCGAATAAAAATCCACCTCACCAATCACTTTATCACACTCATCTCTATTAACTACCACAAAGTTTTCATGGGAGATACTCCTGATGTTGATATGACTCGCAGGATAATCCTCTGATTCCCAGTACCATCTATCGCCCTGTTTTACCACTTCGCCACTTTTATTCAGCATTCCAAGAATAGCCTTTGTATTTTCAATGGATATATTACCGAAGGTTTCACTACCGGAAAAAGGTAGTTCAAAACTTGCACATTTTATATGATCAACCAGTATCATAACATTGTTTGGATTTATCCTTGCACATTCTGGATTCCTGTCAAAAAAGTAACTCGGATTATTTATTATAAACTGATCCACAGGGAAGCTCCTTGCCACAAGAATCGCACAGGATAGAGCACCCCTTCTACCTGACCTACCAGCCTGTTGCCAGACTGATGATATATATCCAGGGAAACCAGCAATAATTGACACATCAAGACTACCAATATCAATTCCTAGCTCAAGGGCATTTGTCGCAATCACACATTTAATATAGCCCTCTTTCAATCCTCTCTCAATTTCTCTCCTTCTATATGGCAAATAGCCCCCTCTGTATCCAGCGATTATCTCTTTGCCTGCTTTATCAGATCTTCCTCTCTCAAAATCATCTTTAAGATATTTTGTTAGAATCTCAACATTTAGCCTCGATAGAGCAAAAATAATTACTGATATGTTATTATCAATGAATATTCTCGCAAGATTTCTTGTCTGGTGCAAATAATTTGCCCTGATTCCAAGTTCATTATTGACAATTGGTGGATTATAAAAGATAAAATACTTATCACCAGTTGGAGCTCCACTTTTGTCTATTAGGACAAAATCCTCTTCGGTAAGGTTTTCTGCATGCTCTTTTGGATTTGTTATTGTTGCCGAGCAGCATATAAATTGTGGATTAGAGCCATAAAACCTACATATTCTCTTTAGTCTCCTGATTACATTTGTGAAATGAGACCCAAAAACTCCACGATAAATATGCAGTTCGTCTATAACTATAAATTTTAAATTGGTGAACAGTTTAACCCACTTCGTATGATGTGGAAGTATACCCTGATGCAGCATATCAGGATTCGTTACAATTATGTTCCCACGCTGTCTTATCCTCTGTCTTATATTCTGGGGAGTATCACCGTCGAATGTCTGAGCATATACATCAATTCCCAACTTATTTATAATATCATTTAATTCAAAAATCTGATCCTGGGATAACGCTTTTGTCGGGAAAATATATAATGCCCTCGACTCACTATCTTCAATTATGGAGTTTACCACTGGCATGTTATAACAGAGTGTCTTACCACTTGATGTGGGAGTCTGGATACAGACATTCTTGCCTTCTTTAATTAATCTCCATGCTTCAGCCTGATGTGAATAAAGCTTTTCAATACCTCTTTTGATAAGAGCTTCTTTCAAATCTCTGTTCAAATCATCGGGGAAATCAGCATAAGAACCATTATTACCAGGTATTAACTTTGTTGCAGTAATACTGGCTTTAAAAGATAAATGATTCCTCAAACGCTCTATAATTTCTTCCAGCGTCAGGATGGAATTTATTGAGTTTTCCTTGTTAATCCTATTACCTCTTTTTGTTGTAAATACCTTTCAAGACTTTCTGGATTATCAAAAAGATATGTGTGAAATCCAATTTTCTCTGCAGGTAAAAGATTAGCTTGCAGATCATCTATAAATATAATTTCATTTGCCTTTGCTTTTAGCTTACTCATTACAGATGTGTAAATTCTCTTATCAGGTTTTACATATCCAAAATCATAGGAAAAAAACAGATAATCAAAATACCCGAATATATCATAATTTTTATTTATCGATTCAATATGAAGTGGATTCGTATTTGATAATATACCCTTCTTTATATTCCTATCGATTTTCTTCACAAGCTCTATCATTTGCTCATTTAATTTAAAACAGCTCGCCCAGATTTCTATAAGCTCTTCTTTATTTACCTCATTTGTAAGATTAAAACGCCTCTTCAATCCTGCAACATAGTCTTCTATGGCAATCTTTCCCTTCTCAAAATTTTTTTCCAGATTAGATTCAGGAAAATCTAAGAGCTTCTCTACAGGTTCACCAGTAATGTCAGAAAAAATCCTGAGAGCTTCTTCCTTGTCAACATTTACTATTACATTGCCAAGATCAAAAAGGACAAACTTTATATAAGACATTATTAATAAACTTCAGCTACCTGTTTCAGATACAATTTCTGTTTCTACTCTTCCATACTCTATACCAGCGTGATTCTTAAGAACAGGGTTTTCGTATTTTTCGAGTTTGGTCAAGATGGTCTCACCAATCAGCTTCAAATGTTTTAAAATCTGGATGATAACATACGCAGGGACTTCCCTATTACCACTCAAGGACTTTACAGCTGCTCCATAATATTTCCCATCTTCACCTTTTAACCCAATAGCTCCTATACCATCATCTCCCGTCTTTGATACACCCTTACCACCAGTAGCGATTATAAATTCTGTATCAAATCTATTTCTCCCAGCAACATGCTGCGGATTCAATGCCATAGCGGTAACCACCTTACGGAGATTTTCATCTTCCTCAGCAATTAATTTCTTATACATAATAGCAAGATTTTTTAATGGTAAAAAATATGTAGGAGAGTTGCAATTATCAATAGCAGTGGGAATTTTCTCCATTTCGGAGTAAGTCTGTATTTTCTCAAAAATATTCTTTTGTATCGGATGATTTTCCAGATTATAATTTTCAATTGCGACATCCATAGCCTTTGCCATTGCTATCATTCCAATGTGAGTTCCTGAACAGGCATTGTGCACCGTGGTAGGTCTTTTCCCCTGTAATATCAACTGTTCATAGCTCGACCTATCAATGGGAGGATGAACTCCACACTGTAAATCATCGACAGTTATATCAACTTTCCTCATCATCTCCCTTAATAAATCAACATGAATGACTTCTCCGTTGTGTGTCGAACACAAAAGAGCAAGTTCCTCATTTGTCAATCCATATTTGTCTACTATACCTGCCTCCAACATTGCTACAGCTTGAAAGGGTTTTGCAGCAGAACGGATATAGGATGGGAAATTCTGATCACCTGCTGAAAAAATTACCTTGCCATGATCGTTAACTACAACCGCATAGCTAATGTGAAAATTCTCTATTATATTGCCTCTGAAAAATTTCGTTATCAATCTCATGTACCAAATCTCCTTTCACTTACCCTCAACTAGAATAATATATTCTTTTAAGACTTCAGAAAGCCCTTTAAAAATTGCCTCCGCCAATAATATATCATCCAATGAGATAAATTCAAAATCAACAATATTAATTAAAGAATCTATAACACGTCTATTTAAACCCCCAGATATAGAGACCCTCATACCGTTTTTCTTTGCAACTCTAGCACTATGAGCTATTTGCTCCAGTTTTTTGTTATATTCAATGTGCATCTCTTCAAGAGCCAATGAATCTGAAGCCAGCTCAATCTCATCACATCCATATTGATAGGCAAATTTTAAAAATTTCAAATCCGGCTGCAGTCTGATAACAAATCCAATCTCTTCCCTATTACTGAACTCAGAAGTTACCTCTTTTATTTTTTTTGACGGCAGAAAAACAGATAAATCATCGCTAGATGGATCAATCAGTGTTATTACGTCAGGTTTATATTGCAACAGGCGCTGAATTATACCCTTTTCAGGAACAACCCTGACATTTATCCTCGCCTCAGTCATTGACTTGACTGTATCGAGAAAAAGCTCTATATCATCTACTACATCATAGGAAAAACAGATACCATGAATATTATTCACTTCTAATAGACCTACAATATTATAAATATTAGAAAGCTTAAGCCTGAAATATTTTTCAAACTTAATAAAAGAATCTAAATTAACTTCTAAATAGGCCATTTTATACTCTTATTCTACAATTTCAGATGCATATGTTAATATAACATCTGAAAAATAATTTTCCTCAATTAATTTTTTGAAAACCTCTAATGTCTCCGCTTTTACATGTCCAATCCCAATAGCTTTTCCCTTTCTCTTAGCTATCTCCTTTAACTTATCGAACTTAGCCCTAATTTCGTTTAAATCTGTCTCATTATCAAGAAATACCGATCTTACCGCAGTCTTTACACCATTTTGCCTCATAATATCAAAAGCTACACTTTTAGGAGATGTGAGACTATCAATGAAATATAAACCCTTTTCCTTTATATTCAACGCAACAATTCTCATCAACGATGGATCCTGAGTTGCCAATGATCCCATATGATTATTAATCCCAACTGCTTCGGGCAATTCCATAACAGCCATATTCAATTTTTCATTTACTTCGACAGGGCTCATACCTGTCCGCAACATAAATTCCTCTTCACCATAATTATATCTGCTATTCGCTTCTATAGCTTCCATTGGCATATGAATTATAACCTCTTTGCCAGCTCTTTTTGATTCAGCTGATATGATCCTCGAGTATCTATGCCCTGGAATTACCGAAATATTGAATTTCACACCCAATTCAAGAAATTCCTTAACTATATCATTATACCCATAACCAAAATCATCTATTATTATTGCTATTCTTGGCTTTATCAAAAACTCTTTACTGAAATATCTAATAAGACCGAGATTATCCTTCTTCAGAACCAGAATATAACCTGTAGGTTTCTTACTATAGCTTACAAAATATACGTATCCCTGATTCTCTCCAATTTGTGATCTTTTATAGATTTCGTATCCATTCCGATTCAGTATCCTGAAAACGGTTTTTTCCGACTCAATAAGTGATCTGGATTCATCAATCTCATATACCATTGTCCCTTTTGGAAGGGTCACCTTTTTGAATCTCTTTATATCAACATAATGAAATCCATTCTTAATTAAATCTGACTTTACTTTGAATACAAATCTCCTATAACCCTCAGCCAAAATGTAGCTGTCTGAAGGTTTTGAAACGGGCATGAAATAATATACGATAAAACCGATAGCAAGAATTATTAATATAAAGATATACCTTAATCTATTTTCGTCCTTTATTTTTTTTAAAACCTCTCCGTAAGGCTTTTTTAAATACCTAACCCGTTTCTTTTTTTCCATTTAAATTTCAATCAATTCAATATTTCCTTTTACTCCTAATTTATCATTTTTTATTACTAAAATACCATCTATTTCATCTTGTTTAGTAGCCTTTGAAACAATCATTTCAATATCATTTTCATTCTTTATCATATTGGCTATAGAGGTAGCCACTGCATCAGCCAAAATTGTTGACTTTGAAACCACGACTACAGCATCCGCCTTCCCAAAGCTTAAAGAATGTCCAACAGTCCCCGATGAGGTACAGACTCCTATCGGCATTATTTTAGCTTTTATTTTTATTCCTATTCTGCCTGAAAAAACCGAATCACCAGCGTATATAGCTATATTCCTATCCTTTTTTGAACTTAAAAATATATCTCCCCCATTCTCTATTATCACTTCATCAGTATATTTTAAAAGGTCTTTACCAACATATTCGGCAACAGCCCCAGCCACGCCCGCCATGGGACCAACATCTGCAACCCTACTATAAAAAATCATATCTTTTACAATATCAGGTGCCATTCGGTCATCATTAATTGGATTCAAACTTTTTAAGAACTCAGGACGTTTCCGAACGTAATCCTCAAGAATTCTTCTATACCTGTCAAGCAATCCTACCGCTTCAATAGATAAATCACGATCACTTTGAATAAAAAGCTCACTTTCTTTTATTCTGACTGTAAAAGAAATCAAATCCTTTGTTTTACACCAGCTTTGATAAAATCTTTCCATTAAAATGTTGCCTCCATAGCTCCTACCGGGCATGCAAGGATGCAGTGTTCACAAGCAATACAATCATCTTCGATAAATTCTACTTTCATTGTATCTATATCCATTAATAAAGCTTTGGTAGGACAGACTGAAATACATACTCCACAGTGTACACACTTTTCATCGTTCTTCATTATTCTTTGTTTTAATGTCTGTATTATTATTCCCTTAGATTTCAAATATTCGATACCTTCATTGTAATTTTTATCTTTACCTTTTAATTCTATAACCAACAGACCCTCTTCATCCGGGGTAACATAAGCCTTCAGTATATTAAACTCCAGATCAAAATCTTTTACAAGCTTACATATAATCGGTTGATCTACAAGACTTGGTGGGAATTTTAGTACAATCTTTTTATTTATCATTTATTTACCTCACATTTACCTTATAATTTTTACTTCTTTCTCCCAGCCTGGGAGCCTTTCCACAGGTTCCGTTAATAAAAACTTGCCTTCCTCAATCCACTTTTTTAATTCATTAGCAATCTTTCTTGCCATATAATAACTTGCAAGAGATCCAGTTGGTATTCCTTTCCCACATATTTTTATCTCGCCACTTCTCAATTCTTTATAGGTAACCTCTTTAATAATTTCCCCCGTTCCTTGAGGATAAGCCCGACTGTAATCAACTACAGGAGCATAAATATCGACATCACTTACAGAAGTATAAAATGCCATTTCTTCATCTAATATAGGGATAGGTATCCCCATCCCAACATAAAGAGAAGCACCATAACCGGTAATTGATGCTCCTTTCAAATATTCCGGGCTCATTTGTTTTAAATCACCAATAACCGCTATCGTACCCGCAGGTCTCTTGGGCACACCTCTTTCAGTTCTCTCTACATCAGGATTATGCTGTGTGCCATA harbors:
- a CDS encoding 4Fe-4S dicluster domain-containing protein: MINKKIVLKFPPSLVDQPIICKLVKDFDLEFNILKAYVTPDEEGLLVIELKGKDKNYNEGIEYLKSKGIIIQTLKQRIMKNDEKCVHCGVCISVCPTKALLMDIDTMKVEFIEDDCIACEHCILACPVGAMEATF